Proteins from a single region of Lepus europaeus isolate LE1 chromosome 4, mLepTim1.pri, whole genome shotgun sequence:
- the RPS14 gene encoding small ribosomal subunit protein uS11 — protein sequence MAPRKGKEKKEEQVISLGPQVAEGENVFGVCHIFASFNDTFVHVTDLSGKETICRVTGGMKVKADRDESSPYAAMLAAQDVAQRCKELGITALHIKLRATGGNRTKTPGPGAQSALRALARSGMKIGRIEDVTPIPSDSTRRKGGRRGRRL from the exons ATGGCACCTCGCAaggggaaggaaaagaaggaggaacAGGTCATCAGCCTTGGGCCGCAGGTGGCTGAGGgggagaatgtctttggtgtctGCCACATCTTCGCGTCCTTCAATGACACCTTCGTCCACGTCACTGATCTTTCTGGCAA GGAAACTATCTGCCGAGTGACTGGCGGCATGAAGGTGAAGGCCGACCGAGACGAGTCCTCGCCATACGCCGCCATGTTGGCCGCCCAGGATGTAGCTCAGAGGTGCAAGGAGCTGGGCATCACCGCCCTCCACATCAAGCTCCGGGCCACAGGAGGAAACAG GACAAAGACCCCTGGACCTGGGGCCCAGTCGGCTCTCAGAGCCCTTGCCCGCTCGGGTATGAAAATCGGACGAATTG AGGATGTCACCCCCATCCCCTCCGACAGCACCCGCAGGAAGGGGGGTCGCCGTGGTCGCCGCCTGTAA